The following are encoded in a window of Heteronotia binoei isolate CCM8104 ecotype False Entrance Well chromosome 9, APGP_CSIRO_Hbin_v1, whole genome shotgun sequence genomic DNA:
- the RBM47 gene encoding RNA-binding protein 47 isoform X1, which translates to MVWSRYLHTLDDLYIMTAEDSTARMSNDSSNMPTNKVPEGVAGAPNEAALLALIERTGYTMVQENGQRKYGGPPPGWEGLHPPRGCEVFVGKIPRDVYEDELVPVFESVGRIYEMRLMMDFDGKNRGYAFVMYTQKHEAKRAVRELNNYEIRPGRLLGVCCSVDNCRLFIGGIPKMKKREEILEEISKVTEGVLDVIVYASAADKMKNRGFAFVEYESHRAAAMARRKLMPGRIQLWGHQIAVDWAEPEIDVDEDVMETVKILYVRNLMIETSEDTIKKVFGQFNPGCVERVKKIRDYAFVHFTSREDAVHAMNNLNGTELEGSCLEVTLAKPVDKEQYTRYQKAAKGGGTTEVTQQPNYVYSCDPYTLAYYGYPYNALIGPNREYFVKAGSIRGRGRGAAGNRAPGPRGSYLGGYSAGRGIYSRYHEGKGKQQEKGYELVPNLELSTVSPVAIKPGTVAIPAIGTQYSMFQAAPAAKMIEDGKIHAMEHIISPIAVQQDPASAAAAAAAAAVIPAVSTPPPFQGRPITPVYTMAPNVQRIPAAGIYGASYVPFAAPATTATIATLQKNAAAAAAAAAAYGGYAGYIPQAFPAATIQVPIHDVYPTY; encoded by the exons GTATCTCCACACTTTGGATGATTTGTACATAATGACAGCTGAAGATTCCACGGCTAGAATGAGTAACGATTCTTCCAACATGCCAACAAACAAAGTGCCAGAGGGTGTAGCTGGTGCACCTAACGAGGCGGCACTACTGGCACTCATAGAGCGCACTGGATACACCATGGTTCAAGAGAATGGGCAGCGCAAATACGGCGGGCCACCTCCAGGCTGGGAAGGGTTGCATCCTCCTCGCGGGTGCGAAGTCTTTGTTGGTAAAATTCCCCGTGATGTCTATGAAGACGAACTAGTCCCTGTATTCGAATCCGTAGGCCGAATCTACGAAATGCGCCTGATGATGGATTTTGATGGGAAAAACCGGGGGTATGCCTTTGTCATGTACACTCAGAAACATGAAGCCAAGCGTGCCGTCAGAGAGCTGAACAACTATGAAATCCGCCCTGGCAGGCTGCTAGGGGTGTGTTGCAGCGTCGATAACTGCAGGCTGTTCATTGGAGGAATCCCCAAGATGAAGAAAAGGGAAGAAATTTTAGAAGAGATCTCCAAAGTGACGGAAGGAGTTCTAGATGTCATCGTGTATGCCAGCGCAGCAGACAAAATGAAGAACCGGGGATTCGCCTTTGTAGAGTATGAAAGCCACAGAGCGGCGGCCATGGCAAGGAGGAAACTAATGCCTGGGAGGATCCAACTGTGGGGCCACCAGATTGCCGTTGACTGGGCGGAGCCTGAGATAGATGTTGATGAAGATGTCATGGAGACCGTAAAAATCCTGTATGTGAGGAATCTGATGATTGAAACCTCAGAGGATACAATTAAAAAAGTTTTTGGTCAGTTCAACCCTGGTTGTGTGGAACGAGTTAAAAAAATACGAGATTACGCTTTTGTGCACTTCACAAGCCGGGAAGACGCAGTTCACGCCATGAATAATCTCAACGGCACTGAACTTGAAGGGTCCTGTCTGGAAGTTACCCTAGCCAAGCCGGTGGATAAAGAGCAGTACACCCGTTACCAGAAAGCGGCTAAAGGTGGAGGAACCACTGAAGTTACTCAGCAGCCGAACTATGTTTACTCTTGTGATCCCTATACGCTAGCATATTATGGCTATCCGTACAATGCTCTGATTGGTCCTAATAGAGAATATTTTGTGAAAG CCGGCAGCATTAGAGGCAGAGGACGAGGTGCAGCAGGCAACAGAGCGCCTGGCCCGAGAGGTTCTTACCTGGGGGGATATTCTGCAGGCCGTGGCATATATAGCAGATATCACGAAGGGAAAGGCAAGCAGCAAGAAAAAGGATATGAGCTTGTTCCTAATCTGGAGTTGTCTACGGTCAGCCCAGTCGCCATTAAGCCCGGCACAG TGGCAATTCCGGCTATTGGCACCCAATATTCCATGTTTCAAGCAGCTCCAGCGGCTAAGATGATAGAAGATGGGAAAATCCACGCCATGGAGCACATCATCAGCCCCATTGCTGTTCAGCAGGATCCAGCAAGTGCCGCTGCAGCAGCTGCCGCTGCAGCTGTAATACCTGCTGTTTCCAcccctcctccttttcag GGCCGTCCCATTACTCCCGTGTACACCATGGCTCCAAACGTGCAGAGAATTCCAGCGGCTGGGATTTATGGTGCAAGTTATGTCCCATTTGCTGCTCCAGCCACGACAGCCACAATAGCCACTCTGCAGAagaacgctgctgctgctgccgctgccgccgccgcatACGGTGGATATGCTGGCTATATCCCTCAAGCATTTCCAGCTGCAACTATCCAGGTTCCAATACATGATGTCTACCCAACTTATTGA
- the RBM47 gene encoding RNA-binding protein 47 isoform X2 yields MTAEDSTARMSNDSSNMPTNKVPEGVAGAPNEAALLALIERTGYTMVQENGQRKYGGPPPGWEGLHPPRGCEVFVGKIPRDVYEDELVPVFESVGRIYEMRLMMDFDGKNRGYAFVMYTQKHEAKRAVRELNNYEIRPGRLLGVCCSVDNCRLFIGGIPKMKKREEILEEISKVTEGVLDVIVYASAADKMKNRGFAFVEYESHRAAAMARRKLMPGRIQLWGHQIAVDWAEPEIDVDEDVMETVKILYVRNLMIETSEDTIKKVFGQFNPGCVERVKKIRDYAFVHFTSREDAVHAMNNLNGTELEGSCLEVTLAKPVDKEQYTRYQKAAKGGGTTEVTQQPNYVYSCDPYTLAYYGYPYNALIGPNREYFVKAGSIRGRGRGAAGNRAPGPRGSYLGGYSAGRGIYSRYHEGKGKQQEKGYELVPNLELSTVSPVAIKPGTVAIPAIGTQYSMFQAAPAAKMIEDGKIHAMEHIISPIAVQQDPASAAAAAAAAAVIPAVSTPPPFQGRPITPVYTMAPNVQRIPAAGIYGASYVPFAAPATTATIATLQKNAAAAAAAAAAYGGYAGYIPQAFPAATIQVPIHDVYPTY; encoded by the exons ATGACAGCTGAAGATTCCACGGCTAGAATGAGTAACGATTCTTCCAACATGCCAACAAACAAAGTGCCAGAGGGTGTAGCTGGTGCACCTAACGAGGCGGCACTACTGGCACTCATAGAGCGCACTGGATACACCATGGTTCAAGAGAATGGGCAGCGCAAATACGGCGGGCCACCTCCAGGCTGGGAAGGGTTGCATCCTCCTCGCGGGTGCGAAGTCTTTGTTGGTAAAATTCCCCGTGATGTCTATGAAGACGAACTAGTCCCTGTATTCGAATCCGTAGGCCGAATCTACGAAATGCGCCTGATGATGGATTTTGATGGGAAAAACCGGGGGTATGCCTTTGTCATGTACACTCAGAAACATGAAGCCAAGCGTGCCGTCAGAGAGCTGAACAACTATGAAATCCGCCCTGGCAGGCTGCTAGGGGTGTGTTGCAGCGTCGATAACTGCAGGCTGTTCATTGGAGGAATCCCCAAGATGAAGAAAAGGGAAGAAATTTTAGAAGAGATCTCCAAAGTGACGGAAGGAGTTCTAGATGTCATCGTGTATGCCAGCGCAGCAGACAAAATGAAGAACCGGGGATTCGCCTTTGTAGAGTATGAAAGCCACAGAGCGGCGGCCATGGCAAGGAGGAAACTAATGCCTGGGAGGATCCAACTGTGGGGCCACCAGATTGCCGTTGACTGGGCGGAGCCTGAGATAGATGTTGATGAAGATGTCATGGAGACCGTAAAAATCCTGTATGTGAGGAATCTGATGATTGAAACCTCAGAGGATACAATTAAAAAAGTTTTTGGTCAGTTCAACCCTGGTTGTGTGGAACGAGTTAAAAAAATACGAGATTACGCTTTTGTGCACTTCACAAGCCGGGAAGACGCAGTTCACGCCATGAATAATCTCAACGGCACTGAACTTGAAGGGTCCTGTCTGGAAGTTACCCTAGCCAAGCCGGTGGATAAAGAGCAGTACACCCGTTACCAGAAAGCGGCTAAAGGTGGAGGAACCACTGAAGTTACTCAGCAGCCGAACTATGTTTACTCTTGTGATCCCTATACGCTAGCATATTATGGCTATCCGTACAATGCTCTGATTGGTCCTAATAGAGAATATTTTGTGAAAG CCGGCAGCATTAGAGGCAGAGGACGAGGTGCAGCAGGCAACAGAGCGCCTGGCCCGAGAGGTTCTTACCTGGGGGGATATTCTGCAGGCCGTGGCATATATAGCAGATATCACGAAGGGAAAGGCAAGCAGCAAGAAAAAGGATATGAGCTTGTTCCTAATCTGGAGTTGTCTACGGTCAGCCCAGTCGCCATTAAGCCCGGCACAG TGGCAATTCCGGCTATTGGCACCCAATATTCCATGTTTCAAGCAGCTCCAGCGGCTAAGATGATAGAAGATGGGAAAATCCACGCCATGGAGCACATCATCAGCCCCATTGCTGTTCAGCAGGATCCAGCAAGTGCCGCTGCAGCAGCTGCCGCTGCAGCTGTAATACCTGCTGTTTCCAcccctcctccttttcag GGCCGTCCCATTACTCCCGTGTACACCATGGCTCCAAACGTGCAGAGAATTCCAGCGGCTGGGATTTATGGTGCAAGTTATGTCCCATTTGCTGCTCCAGCCACGACAGCCACAATAGCCACTCTGCAGAagaacgctgctgctgctgccgctgccgccgccgcatACGGTGGATATGCTGGCTATATCCCTCAAGCATTTCCAGCTGCAACTATCCAGGTTCCAATACATGATGTCTACCCAACTTATTGA